One Xiphophorus maculatus strain JP 163 A chromosome 15, X_maculatus-5.0-male, whole genome shotgun sequence genomic window, ctcttttgatttttctgttgtttcataATGCTCCTAACTTCTTTAGTGGGTGTCAGATCTGTAACTCCATCTGGTTATTTTTCCACATGAACAGCTTTTGAATGATGGCTACTGTTGTGTGTGAGAAAAAACTCAGGCACCAAACATGTCAGAATCTATTTAGCATTATCAGCGACTTCAAAGTTAAGCAAGAGCATAATCATTTCTAAAGTTGAGGTGGAATGAAAATATCACAAGGGATGAGTAAAGGAGAATATTTGACTGGTTTATAAAATGTCTGACTCGTTTGCAGAGGACTGCATTGTCTGCAGCGGTGAGAACTACAGAGGAAAAACCTCCACCACTGAAAATGGCTTCACCTGCCAGCGCTGGGACTCCCAGAAACCTCAGAATCACGGCTACAACCCTTCAACGTAAGACCAAACTGAAATATGTATACacacatgttttatttgtaaccaTGTTTAATTAGTTTAGTCCCAAATACATGTGAtttagagaataaaataaatcttgttGCAGTCTTCCAGAGAAGTACCTGGAGGAGAACTACTGCAGAAACCCAGATGGAGATCCGCGGCCGTGGTGCTTCACCACCAGCCCGTCCAAACGCTGGGATTTCTGCTCCATTCCTCGCTGCAGTGAGTCcaaacatttctctttatttgctCCGACTCTTCCCAGTTTTGTGCAGATGTTCACACAGATATGAATCTCAACTATTGTCTCAGTTTCAGAACACAatctttaagtctttttttatttattacacttTACCATGAGGAAGCACTAGCcttgtactttttcattttgttggaaGTTTATGTGGGAGATTAAACACATAAACTTGGGTGACTGAGAAATAAAcggaaaggaaaatgatgcaaggcattcaaaatattttacaagtaatttttatttcttagccCTAATATCTGATGGAGTGTTATTGTGaagctaagaaaataaaagaaattaaatcaagTAATAAAATTACCAGAGTAAAAATTAGAGCtttattaaattacaatttcattcttaaaatattatgactttattctcatatttttttcagctttattctCATAGTGCATGTTTGTGCACTAAGTAATTCTCACAATGTATGacctttatttttcataatttattattttgactttattctcctatattatgagtttattctcGAAATGCTGCAACTTTATTCTCTGAATTTTaggactttattcttgtaattaaatttttttttagtctggTCCTTATACTCCATTGAACAAATGCGATGtatccataaataaaaataatgcagcACATTTCCTTCAGCTTCACAAACTCAACTTTCattggtctttcacataaaatctttaaaaatgatacATAGTAATTTGTAGAAAAACTTCAGGTGTATGAACAACTTAGAAAGGCGTTTTCCTTTACTTGTCTCTGAGCTCTgctggttttttatttttagcactgGAGCCTCCCACCATCGTCCCGCAGACGACCTGCATCACCGGCGAGGGTCAAGCGTACCGAGGGACGATCTCCGTCACGGAGACGGGTAAAACCTGCCAGAGCTGGTCGGCTCAGACGCCCCACAAACACAACCGCACACCTGAAAACTACCCCTGCAAGTGAGGACAACGCTTTTTAAATACAGCGATGTTAATCGGTTCAGAAATATTAGTGGGATCGATTAATGCTCATTACGGAAGCAGAGAGCAGACATTTTCCACATGTACTTTTTCCAGATGATTGAAGTTCATCTCgagaaaacaaagtttatttgtgATCATGAGATGATTGTGTGAGGATttgatttttatgtgtttatttaggtttctgaGTTCAGTTCTGTCTCCGTGTTGTACTGTCTACACGGACAGATCAGCTGTCCCTCGTTTCcccttgtgtatttaatcccacttGAGTTCCTGCTCCTTGTCAGTATCCTGTCACATGTCTTTGTCCATGTGACACGATACAGGTGCCTGaatgctcacctgtgctgcctggacttctCTGtgcttaattaattaataacattaataaatgcTTTGTCTGCGTTCTTCTTTTTCAGAGGTTTAGACAATAATTACTGTCGTAATCCTGACAACGAAAGGAGGCCCTGGTGCTACACCACCGACTCTGAAACTCGCTGGGAGTACTGCAGCGTGCCTCGCTGCGGAGACGCTCCAGATCCGggtacaacaaaaaacaaaacatttctcactTAAATGCAACTCCTAGAATCAAAATCCACTACTGTAGCTGAAACATTTAGAGTTGTCGTGAGAAAAGAAAGGCTGAATATTGTGAAAACGGATGGTTTCTCTGTGCAGCTGAAGGCGTGGTTCCTCCAGAAGGAGACGACTGTTACGACGGGAACGGAAGCAGCTACCGGGGAATAACATCACAGACGATCAGTGGGAAAAAATGCCAGTGGTGGAGTTCACAAACTCCtcagaaacacagcaaaactCCAGAGAGTTTCCCTTCAGCGTGAGTATTAACTGATCAGGTTTAATGATGGTAaataatacatacattttatgaaatatattgatttacatatttcttcatttttactttatattaaCTGCCTCCACACTCAACAGAAGTCTGAAAAGCCTTTAAAATAGAGCAACATAATCTcacaatgaacatttttaaatatgcacATAAGAAATAATACTTTACTAAGACTAATTATGTCAAACCTTTTTGTACTGATGCTAACAGGTTTTGTTTAAGCCTCTTTTGTCAACAGAAAACACCAAATAGTCCAAATGACCCTCAATCACCAAAATGCAACGTTTCCAAAAGTTGGAATGACTTGCAGgccacaacattttttatttttaactttaaaaaaagttttaaaaaaagttaatgaatagtaaataatatttatttatttatttttactctttaccGTAACAAAAAAATGCGacatgttaataaaacaaacatagtgTTCAGATAAtgagtttttgtaaaaaactgatttggaaataagtgtttatttaaaatctaaaactttgatctacttaaaacataatttaaatgtttatgttgcATCTGCTGTGTAGAAATTGTTAATAATTGTGACTccagtgattttatttaaacaattatttagaTGGGATTTTCTCTCTACTGATTATTGTACTGTAATGTTCTGCTTAGTCTAGATTTTGTGAGatttaatgactttattttacaaacgGGTGTGCCAATATGAGTAAAGTGggtttaagttttattttttatgcaagGTCATCAGTTTTAACCGATAATCAGAATAAAACAGTACCTGATTACATTAGATTTCCTTTAGATTCACACTAAAAACTCATGTGTTGAGTttcttttgaaccataataaatgaaacacggAACAATATATTTGTTGTGTATTGATGAATTTGAAACCGTAATGTTTGCTACGGgtcttttatgactttgtgtttctatgGTGTGAAACATTGTTGattaaatgtgctttacaaacaaacttgattgattgTTCATAAAGCGTgaagtttttgtctttcaggGACCTGAAGAGGAATCTGTGCAGGAACCCTGACGGAGACCGAGCGCCGTGGTGTTACACCACCGACCCTGCAGTCCGCTGGGAATACTGCAACATCGAAAAATGCTCCCCCAAACCCGTAGGAGCACCAAGCCCAACTCCGGCTCAGACAGGTGcatctttgtctttttacacCATCCTTGTCGTGGTTTTACTCCTTGATTTATCGACTGTTTTCGGTAGTTTCAGACTGTAAGATTGGAAATGGAGCGACGTACAGAGGCCCGACCTCCATAACGCTGGTGGGCGTGACTTGCCAGGCGTGGAGCGCTCAGAGCCCGCACCAACACAACAGCTTCACGCCAACCAGCCACCCTGATAAAGGTCTGGAGGGAAATGTAAGCATCTTTAGAgttctttcatgtttttatttgtattatgcATATTTATTGACAACTATGCAccactttttactgttttttcacataaaatctattaaaattcCTTTTGCTTCATGCTTATAATGTAAGAGAATGTTAAGAAGTTCAAATATTTGTACATTAATTGAattgtacaataaataaaattacaagaataaactcaTTATGAGAAtatgttgaaataatacaagaaccAAGTCCTGTTATTATGAGAACAAAGtcatattactattattatgacttttttctcatattatttcgactttattctaaaattatttaGACTTTACTCTTGTCAGTCCATGactttctttctgtattttgacttaatttttgtatgcttacatttttgtaatattatgactttgttctcaTGCAagtttattctcgtattattactactttaatctcaaattgtttacattttattcttgtaacttttcaactttattcccctacttttagtttttagtttctctttgcatGGCTCTAATGTTCCGTCATAGAATTGTGTATTAAAGGATCCCTCATTGTTGTCCCCATAAATCTCAACCAGAGCTGCAGAAACCCAGACAACGATGTGAACGGACCGTGGTGCTACACCACTGACAGGAACAAGAAGTGGGATCACTGCCAGATCCCTGATTGTGGTgtgtaaatgttaatttaaaccTGGATTGGTTGGTCAGTACACGACTGAATAGAAAAACctttacagttttgtttaccagtttattcaaaacaaatctTCTAGATAATATCTAATCAAATCAAATTCTCCTCTGGTCCTGATTCTAGCTGCTGATTTGTTAcccactaaaaaaacaaaaagctggagtgttctgaaacaataaataacaataaataatgaggcaccaaaatcacttttggtaCCTAAAAGTGAGTTCTAGATTTGTACAGCATAAGGCTAAATGTTGATTCTCCATGttgattcttgttctgggttgctaagtaaACTAACAGGAGTTTCTCTATGTCTTGCTTCGatattaaaatagtaaaacagaGTATTTGTCTAAAGTAATAAGTACTCCACAATTTGTAAAAGTGTTATGTCCTAACCCTAGGAAGGTTGGGACATAAAGTCCAAGTGGGCCTTTCTTCATCTTAGATTTAGTGTTGGTGATCTGAAGGTACAACCAGAGTATCGGTTTGCAGACACCATTGCCGGTGAAAGCTGTCAATCAAAGGAATAAATCCTGGAAACCAACCATGGACTAAATCTTTAtcattgaagttttaaaaagaaacaattttctCTATCTGTCATTATAAAACTTATGGACTGTGAACTGTCTTTGTAGCTGGAATGGAATGTGGGACGCCGGTAAACAGGCCGAAGCGCTGTTTTGGTCGTATTGTTGGTGGCTGCGTGTCCAAACCTCATTCATGGCCCTGGCAAATCAGCCTCCGAACCAGGTGAGCATGAAAAACCCTCCTGAAAATGTCAACAATGATAATGGAACCAAAACACAAGATTTTCAACTTTAAATTAGTTATTATTCATTACACTTTTTGCACAAGACAGTCTTTGGGTGTCTTCACACCTGTCAGTCCGattgggaccaaagttgcaaaatttgtcacattttcagctgctgtagttCTCTATCActctgcactgtgtcaaatgatccaaactaattaacaaacctgttcccctcctcacctgtggcgGCTCTACACCAAGAGTCACTGAAGGAAATGCCACAAAATTTCTGATGAAAACACTGAGCACAAGttcattcttcacaaaatgaagTAGAGTTAGATTTTAGTGGctgtagaatttctcttttggaTTTGGTAAAATACCACGACCCTGTTCTTCTGCTAGCGCTGAaatagcatgtttgttttgattgtatttacccagaatgccctgtgctatagtctgcttcctgcttttgaattGGACTCCATTCCGCTTGGCTTTCACAtctgcattcaaactgcaccagagttcacttaaCCAAACTGAGACCTGGGCTTGTAgatggaccagagttcacttttttggttaGAATCAGAGGTCAActatgcattcacacctccccaaacaaactgaactttcAAGATAAAATAACTGGAGTGGGATTAAAGTGGACTATACACTTCGGTGTGAATGGACCCTAGTGTAATTAGGTTTTaatctggtcagttctgcctgtttttggctcctttcagaatgagctgtctctttaaatctgcccccaaactcaatgtttacacagcatgtgaaaatggctgcaaacataTGCACAATTATTCAAACctacatctttgaaaaacagaagtggagcctcctgcacatccaataagaatgcagcaagtggtttctggatgataaatcaacacaaaacacagCGGATTTGGTTAAACCAGCTGACTAAACGTGCTGGAACaatgcttgggttgctaggtaacagggttAGGCTCGGCTGGGCTTGTAACAGTCTGAAggcttttgaaacaaaaacattaactcaTTGCCAAAAACTGGCTGTGTTTTTCAAGCGCTTGGgctttttttagaagcagttgaggcccaaatggaaaaacaaaaatgtgctaAAGGAATTAAACCTTTGCTTATTTCATGGTCTTTTCTATTATCAGCTCAGGAATCCATTTCTGTGGTGGGACTCTGATTGACCCACAGTGGGTCCTCACTGCTGCACACTGCCTGGAAAGGTCAGACAACAGAAACTTTACAGCTTGTAAAACAAATCCTGTAATTAAAATAACACTGGATGGCTGGTTTGCCTGGACTTGCTCTGTGGTTGCAGGTCCAAACGGCCCTCAGCCTACCAGGTAGTCCTGGGAATCCACAGGGAAACAGCTACAGAGTCATCCAAACAAATACGGCAGCTAGAGAAACTGGTGCTGGGACCCAATGGAGCGGACATTGCTCTGCTCAAACTGCAGAGGTTGGTAAAAGTCTGATCATGAGCGTGTCCCAGCGCAGCATGGTGTTAAGTCGATTATGTAATCCCATAACTAcacacttttgtgttttcagccCAGCTGTTATAAATGACAAAGTGCTTCCTGCTTGTCTGCCTGAAAAGGACTACATTGTTCCCAGTGGAACAGAGTGTTACGTCACTGGTTGGGGTGAGACGCAAGGTACGTCACAAAATGCcttgagtttaaaaaaagatcgCCAACTAAGATCCAAATGTTGAGAACGTTCTCAGCAGatgggtaaaaacaaaaaaataaatcaggccAAAACTTCCATGATTGAAATactcaaaaaagcaaaataaatcaagacTTTCAATACATCAGGATAGTataaaaaatgcacaacatCACATTTCAAAAGCTGCAGTAAAGCTACAATAATAAgctttaataatgttttttacatattgttgAGACCTCCTCTGGCTTCTCCCAGGGCTGGCTAGAACCACCAATCAGAGAGCGGGGGCGGGTCTTAATGCAGTCAATCATGCCCTTTTTGCTAGTGCTACAGTTTCTCCCTGTCAACAGGTCTTgctgtgaatgctaaggctagctagcatggccactgagttgtttctccatcaTTAGCACATTCAACAGCACGTTCACGAGATTGATTGACTGCGCTAAGACTCTCCTCCAgcctttgattggttgtttt contains:
- the plg gene encoding plasminogen isoform X2 is translated as MDLCKAALLIGAFICSVGGTEVDGYSKTEGAWVLSLNKRQYMVNNVAECAAKCEAETSFTCKAFAYVEKDQECWTAAANSKTELVLRRQSSALYEKKKYLLECINGNGADYRGTKDRTKTGKLCQRWDAKLPHRPNFSPQTHPLNDLDSNFCRNPDSDSQGPWCYTTDPDTRWEHCNVSSCTEDCIVCSGENYRGKTSTTENGFTCQRWDSQKPQNHGYNPSTLPEKYLEENYCRNPDGDPRPWCFTTSPSKRWDFCSIPRCTLEPPTIVPQTTCITGEGQAYRGTISVTETGKTCQSWSAQTPHKHNRTPENYPCKGLDNNYCRNPDNERRPWCYTTDSETRWEYCSVPRCGDAPDPAEGVVPPEGDDCYDGNGSSYRGITSQTISGKKCQWWSSQTPQKHSKTPESFPSADLKRNLCRNPDGDRAPWCYTTDPAVRWEYCNIEKCSPKPVGAPSPTPAQTDCKIGNGATYRGPTSITLVGVTCQAWSAQSPHQHNSFTPTSHPDKGLEGNSCRNPDNDVNGPWCYTTDRNKKWDHCQIPDCAGMECGTPVNRPKRCFGRIVGGCVSKPHSWPWQISLRTSSGIHFCGGTLIDPQWVLTAAHCLERSKRPSAYQVVLGIHRETATESSKQIRQLEKLVLGPNGADIALLKLQSPAVINDKVLPACLPEKDYIVPSGTECYVTGWGETQGTGGAGTLKEAGFPVIENKKCNQPSYLNGRVREHEMCAGNIDGGVDSCQGDSGGPLVCYEQNKYVLQGVTSWGLGCANAMKPGVYARVSKFVDWIDQTIKANSNVPA
- the plg gene encoding plasminogen isoform X1 is translated as MDLCKAALLIGAFICSVGGTEVDGYSKTEGAWVLSLNKRQYMVNNVAECAAKCEAETSFTCKAFAYVEKDQECWTAAANSKTELVLRRQSSALYEKKKYLLECINGNGADYRGTKDRTKTGKLCQRWDAKLPHRPNFSPQTHPLNDLDSNFCRNPDSDSQGPWCYTTDPDTRWEHCNVSSCTEDCIVCSGENYRGKTSTTENGFTCQRWDSQKPQNHGYNPSTLPEKYLEENYCRNPDGDPRPWCFTTSPSKRWDFCSIPRCTLEPPTIVPQTTCITGEGQAYRGTISVTETGKTCQSWSAQTPHKHNRTPENYPCKGLDNNYCRNPDNERRPWCYTTDSETRWEYCSVPRCGDAPDPAEGVVPPEGDDCYDGNGSSYRGITSQTISGKKCQWWSSQTPQKHSKTPESFPSADLKRNLCRNPDGDRAPWCYTTDPAVRWEYCNIEKCSPKPVGAPSPTPAQTVSDCKIGNGATYRGPTSITLVGVTCQAWSAQSPHQHNSFTPTSHPDKGLEGNSCRNPDNDVNGPWCYTTDRNKKWDHCQIPDCAGMECGTPVNRPKRCFGRIVGGCVSKPHSWPWQISLRTSSGIHFCGGTLIDPQWVLTAAHCLERSKRPSAYQVVLGIHRETATESSKQIRQLEKLVLGPNGADIALLKLQSPAVINDKVLPACLPEKDYIVPSGTECYVTGWGETQGTGGAGTLKEAGFPVIENKKCNQPSYLNGRVREHEMCAGNIDGGVDSCQGDSGGPLVCYEQNKYVLQGVTSWGLGCANAMKPGVYARVSKFVDWIDQTIKANSNVPA